From the genome of Lotus japonicus ecotype B-129 chromosome 6, LjGifu_v1.2, one region includes:
- the LOC130723748 gene encoding putative cyclin-D6-1 isoform X3, translated as MDFDIEDPLASFKEQKTCTPISELFASESDHMPSPNCSSSTHFHVFQCEAISLTLQVQLSCNLDPFVAYLAINYLHRFMSIQEIPQKKPWLLKLAVISSLSLASKMMNTPISFSIMQKAGCNFKAENIQRMELIILGALNWRMRSITPFPFLHFFISLAEIKDQSLKQALKERASEIIFNAHNDIKHLEYKPSTIAATALICASHELVPQQYSVLRASITACEHVDKILVVVDVGDIVQVFRFDARDGESRSTDGRYY; from the exons ATGGACTTTGATATTGAAGACCCACTAGCTAGTTTCAAAGAACAGAAAACATGTACTCCTATATCAGAACTCTTTGCCTCGGAATCTGATCACATGCCCTCACCAAACTGCTCAAGTTCAACACATTTTCACGTTTTCCAATGTGAAGCCATTTCTCTCACACTTCAG GTCCAGCTTTCTTGCAATTTGGACCCATTTGTAGCTTATCTTGCTATAAATTACTTGCACCGCTTCATGTCAATCCAAGAAATTCCG CAGAAGAAGCCATGGTTACTCAAGCTTGCTGTCatatcctctctttctctcgctTCAAAGATGATGAACACACCTATATCATTTTCCATTATGCAG AAAGCAGGTTGCAACTTTAAGGCTGAAAATATTCAGAGAATGGAACTTATCATTCTGGGGGCTCTGAATTGGCGTATGAGGTCAATAACACCTTTTCCCTTCTTGCATTTCTTCATCTCTTTAGCTGAAATCAAGGACCAATCACTGAAGCAAGCACTTAAAGAGAGAGCTTCAGAGATAATCTTCAATGCTCATAATG ACATTAAGCATTTAGAGTATAAACCTTCAACTATTGCAGCAACTGCCCTTATCTGTGCATCTCATGAACTAGTCCCCCAGCAATATTCTGTTTTGAGAGCTTCAATTACAGCTTGTGAGCATGTAGACAAG ATATTGGTGGTGGTTGATGTAGGAGACATTGTCCAAGTGTTTCGATTTGATGCAAGAGATGGTGAGAGTAGAAGCACTGATGGTAGATACTACTAG
- the LOC130722129 gene encoding glycinol 4-dimethylallyltransferase-like, with the protein MREIKYSCSCIWCHQCCWWVLFCVKMESYLVGSFPHASSITTGGNLLRSKANNNIYHASSYVPKSSQHKWKAKKEYPVSRSRMPCLNNHYKYTEGLSTYQEDDRKYSIKTSLIGSSFESEPHAADLQSSLDSAKKFLVAFYRFSTPYSYATIAKILYTASISLLAVEKSSDMSLLFFTGLLKVVIPQIFMGIYLNGVNQLYDIEIDKINKPHLPLASGQLSYTTAVFIMTSSLILSCCLAWIFGSQPLNWNLMLSFMILTAYSINVPLLRWKGNPILAAMTFTSLWGFIYPITYFLHMQTFVFKRPAVFPRSLAFVHVLLSFYFVGISFLKDIPDIEGDKKFGIHSFSMRFGKKRVFWICVSLLEMAFGVGLLVGATSSCLSNRIVTVLGHAVLASVLGFHAKFVDLESNASTMSFYKLVWKLLYAECFLIPFLR; encoded by the exons ATGAGGGAAATTAAATATTCTTGTTCTTGCATTTGGTGCCACCAGTGCTGTTGGTGGGTTCTGTTCTGTGTGAAGATGGAGTCGTATCTTGTTGGATCTTTTCCTCATGCCTCTTCAATCACCACTG GTGGAAATCTCTTGCGGAGCAAGGCCAATAACAACATTTACCATGCAA GTTCTTATGTACCTAAATCTTCACAACACAAATGGAAAGCTAAAAAAGAATATCCTGTTTCGAGGTCACGGATGCCATGTTTGAACAATCATTACAAATACACTGAAGGACTATCTACATACCAAGAGGACGATAGGAAATATTCTATAAAAACATCTCTAATTGGATCATCTTTTGAATCTGAACCTCATGCTGCTGATCTTCAAAGCAGTTTGGACTCTGCCAAAAAATTCTTGGTTGCTTTCTACAGGTTTTCCACTCCATACTCATACGCAACTATTGCAAAA ATATTATACACAGCTTCTATATCTCTCCTCGCGGTGGAGAAATCATCAGACATGTCTTTATTGTTTTTCACTGGTTTATTGAAG GTTGTCATACCACAAATATTTATGGGGATTTATCTTAACGGTGTTAATCAATTGTATGATATTGAAATAGATAAG ATAAACAAGCCACATCTTCCATTGGCATCTGGGCAACTATCGTATACAACTGCTGTCTTTATTATGACATCTTCTTTAATTTTG AGTTGTTGCCTTGCGTGGATTTTTGGTTCACAGCCATTGAATTGGAATCTTATGCTAAGTTTCATGATATTGACGGCTTATTCAATCAAT gTGCCTCTATTGAGATGGAAGGGAAATCCAATTCTTGCAGCAATGACCTTTACTTCTCTTTGGGGATTTATTTATCCAATCACATATTTTCTTCATATGCAG ACTTTCGTGTTCAAGAGGCCTGCTGTCTTTCCAAGATCACTCGCTTTTGTTCATGTATTATTGAGCTTCTACTTTGTAGGTATATCATTCTTGAAG GATATACCTGATATTGAAGGAGATAAAAAATTTGGCATCCATTCATTTTCAATGcgttttggaaaaaaacgg GTATTTTGGATTTGTGTATCCCTTCTTGAAATGGCTTTCGGAGTAGGCCTCCTGGTCGGAGCAACATCTTCTTGCTTAAGTAATAGAATTGTCACG GTTCTCGGACACGCTGTTCTTGCTTCGGTTCTCGGGTTCCATGCCAAATTTGTAGATTTGGAAAGCAATGCTTCCACAATGTCTTTCTATAAGCTTGTCTGGAAG CTATTATATGCAGAGTGCTTCCTTATACCTTTCCTTAGATGA
- the LOC130724386 gene encoding uncharacterized protein LOC130724386, whose amino-acid sequence MGDLEKQERVVVEGLEEEERVEEKERLLEGMEVLDFDMLCSSVAMQTANGTWGKLGGTFRDEEQHLGVAGVFRMWEGELLDCFDDRRIALESACCPCYRFGKNMKRAGFGSCFIQAVVYFLLAIGAFLNFIAFTVTRRHYFLYLGIAFIITVGAYLGFYRTRVRKKFNIKGSDSSLDDCVYHFICPCCTLCQESRTLEMNNVQDGTWHGRGDTICIGGYRDGSKALTELSPPSIETIKHSDQNCTEKSIDISSES is encoded by the exons ATGGGGGATTTGGAGAAGCAGGAGAGGGTGGTTGTTGagggtttggaggaggaggaaaggGTTGAAGAGAAGGAGAGGCTATTAGAGGGGATGGAGGTTTTGGATTTTGACATGCTTTGTTCCTCTGTCGCGATGCAAACTGCCAATGGGACTTGGGGGAAGCTTGGAGGAACTTTTAGGGATGAGGAACAACACCTTGGTGTTGCTGGGGTTTTCAGGATGTGGGAGGGTGAATTACTTGATTGTTTCGATGATCGCCGCATCGCTCTTGAATCTGCATG TTGTCCATGCTACCGGTTTGGGAAGAACATGAAGCGAGCTGGTTTTGGTTCTTGCTTTATTCAG GCAGTAGTATATTTTCTTCTTGCTATTGGTGCCTTTCTTAACTTTATTGCTTTTACGGTCACGAGGCGTCACTACTTCCTATACCttggaattgccttcatcattACTGTGGGAGCATATTTAGGTTTCTATCGAACTCGTGTGCGAAAGAAATTCAACATCAAG GGTAGTGATAGTTCGTTGGACGATTGCGTTTACCATTTCATCTGTCCTTGTTGTACATTATGTCAG GAGTCAAGAACACTTGAGATGAACAACGTTCAAGACGGCACCTGGCATGGTCGGGGTGACACGATATGTATAGGTGGCTATAGGGATGGGAGTAAAGCACTCACTGAGTTAAGTCCTCCTTCTATTGAGACCATCAAGCATTCTGATCAAAATTGCACGGAAAAGAGCATAGACATCAGCAGTGAATCTTGA
- the LOC130723805 gene encoding B-box domain protein 30-like, translated as MKKSCELCNSPAKLFCESDRASLCWQCDAKVHSANFLVTKHSRFLLCHVCQSPTAWHGTGPKFVPTITVCNHCVTKQNDHDDDGEGTEEDDTENDGDTDVEEEDDDDDEENQVVPPWSSTPPPPVSSSSNSATSSRRFSHGQDSRR; from the coding sequence ATGAAGAAGTCATGCGAGCTCTGCAACAGTCCCGCAAAACTGTTCTGTGAATCAGATCGAGCCAGCCTCTGTTGGCAATGTGATGCCAAGGTTCACTCTGCAAACTTCCTCGTCACCAAGCATTCCAGGTTTCTCCTCTGCCATGTTTGTCAATCTCCAACAGCTTGGCATGGCACCGGGCCCAAGTTTGTACCCACAATCACCGTTTGCAATCACTGTGTTACCAAACAAAatgatcatgatgatgatggtgaaggaacAGAGGAGGATGATACAGAAAACGATGGTGATACTGatgtagaagaagaagatgatgatgatgatgaagaaaaccAAGTGGTTCCACCATGGTCATCTACACCGCCACCACCGGTTTCAAGTTCTTCAAATAGTGCAACTAGTTCTAGAAGATTCTCTCATGGTCAAGACTCAAGAAGGTGA
- the LOC130723748 gene encoding putative cyclin-D6-1 isoform X2: MDFDIEDPLASFKEQKTCTPISELFASESDHMPSPNCSSSTHFHVFQCEAISLTLQVQLSCNLDPFVAYLAINYLHRFMSIQEIPKKPWLLKLAVISSLSLASKMMNTPISFSIMQKAGCNFKAENIQRMELIILGALNWRMRSITPFPFLHFFISLAEIKDQSLKQALKERASEIIFNAHNDIKHLEYKPSTIAATALICASHELVPQQYSVLRASITACEHVDKETLSKCFDLMQEMVRVEALMVDTTSSTETPVSVLDRSTKRQRI, from the exons ATGGACTTTGATATTGAAGACCCACTAGCTAGTTTCAAAGAACAGAAAACATGTACTCCTATATCAGAACTCTTTGCCTCGGAATCTGATCACATGCCCTCACCAAACTGCTCAAGTTCAACACATTTTCACGTTTTCCAATGTGAAGCCATTTCTCTCACACTTCAG GTCCAGCTTTCTTGCAATTTGGACCCATTTGTAGCTTATCTTGCTATAAATTACTTGCACCGCTTCATGTCAATCCAAGAAATTCCG AAGAAGCCATGGTTACTCAAGCTTGCTGTCatatcctctctttctctcgctTCAAAGATGATGAACACACCTATATCATTTTCCATTATGCAG AAAGCAGGTTGCAACTTTAAGGCTGAAAATATTCAGAGAATGGAACTTATCATTCTGGGGGCTCTGAATTGGCGTATGAGGTCAATAACACCTTTTCCCTTCTTGCATTTCTTCATCTCTTTAGCTGAAATCAAGGACCAATCACTGAAGCAAGCACTTAAAGAGAGAGCTTCAGAGATAATCTTCAATGCTCATAATG ACATTAAGCATTTAGAGTATAAACCTTCAACTATTGCAGCAACTGCCCTTATCTGTGCATCTCATGAACTAGTCCCCCAGCAATATTCTGTTTTGAGAGCTTCAATTACAGCTTGTGAGCATGTAGACAAG GAGACATTGTCCAAGTGTTTCGATTTGATGCAAGAGATGGTGAGAGTAGAAGCACTGATGGTAGATACTACTAGCAGCACTGAAACTCCAGTGAGTGTGCTGGACAGAAGCACCAAAAGGCAGAGAATTTGA
- the LOC130723748 gene encoding putative cyclin-D6-1 isoform X1 — MDFDIEDPLASFKEQKTCTPISELFASESDHMPSPNCSSSTHFHVFQCEAISLTLQVQLSCNLDPFVAYLAINYLHRFMSIQEIPQKKPWLLKLAVISSLSLASKMMNTPISFSIMQKAGCNFKAENIQRMELIILGALNWRMRSITPFPFLHFFISLAEIKDQSLKQALKERASEIIFNAHNDIKHLEYKPSTIAATALICASHELVPQQYSVLRASITACEHVDKETLSKCFDLMQEMVRVEALMVDTTSSTETPVSVLDRSTKRQRI, encoded by the exons ATGGACTTTGATATTGAAGACCCACTAGCTAGTTTCAAAGAACAGAAAACATGTACTCCTATATCAGAACTCTTTGCCTCGGAATCTGATCACATGCCCTCACCAAACTGCTCAAGTTCAACACATTTTCACGTTTTCCAATGTGAAGCCATTTCTCTCACACTTCAG GTCCAGCTTTCTTGCAATTTGGACCCATTTGTAGCTTATCTTGCTATAAATTACTTGCACCGCTTCATGTCAATCCAAGAAATTCCG CAGAAGAAGCCATGGTTACTCAAGCTTGCTGTCatatcctctctttctctcgctTCAAAGATGATGAACACACCTATATCATTTTCCATTATGCAG AAAGCAGGTTGCAACTTTAAGGCTGAAAATATTCAGAGAATGGAACTTATCATTCTGGGGGCTCTGAATTGGCGTATGAGGTCAATAACACCTTTTCCCTTCTTGCATTTCTTCATCTCTTTAGCTGAAATCAAGGACCAATCACTGAAGCAAGCACTTAAAGAGAGAGCTTCAGAGATAATCTTCAATGCTCATAATG ACATTAAGCATTTAGAGTATAAACCTTCAACTATTGCAGCAACTGCCCTTATCTGTGCATCTCATGAACTAGTCCCCCAGCAATATTCTGTTTTGAGAGCTTCAATTACAGCTTGTGAGCATGTAGACAAG GAGACATTGTCCAAGTGTTTCGATTTGATGCAAGAGATGGTGAGAGTAGAAGCACTGATGGTAGATACTACTAGCAGCACTGAAACTCCAGTGAGTGTGCTGGACAGAAGCACCAAAAGGCAGAGAATTTGA
- the LOC130724425 gene encoding E3 ubiquitin-protein ligase CSU1: protein MPQRHSKNNNDLAFFTYDEKRKLGYGTQKERLGKDSIKPFDACCLCLKSLIDPMSCQKGHLYCKECILQCLLSQKKDIQRRLVAHAAQQKQEKDEEEERLTLQKAKELEAFDQQNHGAVPQYSDRNYSRDKNGFHGANSVKTTSYEEEALRTMKAFWLPSATPEAAAKVDAPSTSTICPEGNEKLKLKTLFPVIFTEDTSEPKNPKALDNSYICPSCKVTLTNTMSLVAISSCGHVFCKKCADRFMASDKVCLVCNKACKERHLVNLEKGGTGFAGHGDHLEARDFKHLGSGSGLGLVRPAMKT from the exons ATGCCGCAGAGACACTCGAAGAACAACAACGATCTCGCCTTCTTCACCTACGATGAGAAGCGCAAACTCGGGTATGGCACTCAGAAGGAGAGGCTGGGTAAGGATTCCATTAAGCCCTTCGATGCTTGTTGCCTCTGCCTCAAATCCCTAATTGACCCCATGAGCTGCCAAAAGGGCCATCTCTATTGCAAAGAGTGCATTCTTCAGTGCTTGTTGTCTCAGAAGAAAGACATTCAAAG GAGGCTTGTGGCCCATGCTGCTCAGCAGAAGCAAGAAAAAgacgaggaagaagagagaTTGACATTGCAAAAGGCTAAagagcttgaagcatttgatCAGCAAAACCACGGTGCTGTGCCACAATACAGTGATAGAAATTATAGCCGCGATAAGAATGGTTTCCATGGGGCAAACAGTGTAAAGACCACTTCCTATGAGGAGGAAGCCCTTCGGACCATGAAGGCATTTTGGCTGCCTTCTGCTACACCAGAAGCTGCTGCGAAAGTAGATGCACCTTCAACCAGTACAATCTGTCCAGAAGGCAATGAGAAACTGAAGTTAAAGACACTTTTCCCTGTCATCTTCACTGAAGATACTAGTGAGCCGAAAAATCCCAAGGCTCTTGATAACTCATACATCTGTCCTAGCTGCAAAGTTACTCTCACCAACACAATGTCACTTGTGGCCATTAGTTCATGCGGGCACGTGTTTTGCAAGAAATGCGCTGATAGATTTATGGCTTCTGATAAGGTCTGTCTAGTTTGCAACAAGGCTTGTAAAGAGAGACATTTGGTGAATTTGGAGAAAGGAGGGACGGGTTTTGCAGGTCATGGGGATCATCTTGAAGCCAGAGACTTCAAGCATTTGGGAAGTGGTTCTGGTTTGGGACTGGTTAGACCTGCAATGAAGACTTGA